GATATACATGAAAGTAATTAGGTTGACCCAAAAAAATACATAATTCGCCATAGCATTATATCTAGTCCATGGGCGCAAATAAAAAATGACAAGCTGGCATTAAAAAGCAGTTGTACGTCCCCAAGACATTAAATGGATGAAAGATTTTACTACTTTGTATGCTTTAAGTTGTTTCCAGCTTTGTACTTTAACTCACCATCATCTTCACTGGGCTCTTGACCACAGCAGCCACAGTCTCAGAGAAGGGGGTGAGGATGGACATAGAGGAGATGTTCAATTCATCTTCCTCCTCACAACTCTGCACCTCGCTCTGGTCATGGAGCCCGTCAAAGATCCCGTTGATCACATCAGAGTTGATGGACTGGTCCACGTTCACCTCTAGCTCATGACTCACATCTTTGTCTGCAGTGAGACAATCGTGAGTGGAATATTATATAGTGACGCCAACGGTATGAACTTAGATTGTAAGGACTGCTCTAATTAAGTTAGTTGTTGACCGAAACCATAggacattaaaacactaacttgCAACCGATTCAAGcatccaaatacttatttttatgATCAGTGTActattcgaaagccaagttagtATGATCAAGTAGTATACACAGTAAGTACAGTACCTGATTCCTCCACTGAGAATTCTACTCGCTTCACAGGGCTGGAGGTTGGGTTGGTGGCAGCAGGTACATTGGGTTTTTTGGGTGCTGAATTCAGGCTATCCAGAGGGGAGGCGGTTTGCTCATCAGGCTGCTCAATCAGATCCTGAGAATAATTACAGGATAATTTAACATTTCCTTCCTAATTGCTTTGCAGTCATCCATCATACAACAGTCTGTACATAAAAGGTTGGTCCAAGCGTGGTCAAAAGAAATATACTTCACCACCAACCTTGGCCTCTGTGTTCATCTTGGTGTCTGCCTCTTCATCCTTGATCTTCCAAATGTTGTTCCCTTTCTGGAACCGGTTACGAATCTGAGCCAGTTCCGAATCGCGCTCCTGCAATAAAGAACAAGGAAATGACGATGTTTCATCAGTGTGTCAACAGTCTGGTCACAATGTCATAATTACATGTGTAATACTTTATTTTCAAAAAGAGCTTAGAAAAATAAAATGCCAAAGCGCTGTACAAAGGCAAAACTAAAGACATTAAGGCAGAAGGTCTGAGCAAATAAAGTGAACTGTACGTACCAGTTTCTGTTTCTGTGCAAGGTCAGCGGTGGTGGTGTTGGCAACCTGGGCAGCTCTCAGCCTCTCCTGCACCAGCCTGGTGTTGGGGGTTCCAGAATGGCTCACCACAGGGGTATGACCAACCAGGCCTGCCCCAGATGAGTTTACTACGGTTGGAGTATGAGCGGCAGCTCCATGGCTGGTATCAGTGGAACTCAGGCCGGAGCGCTCCTGGCACCTCTCACCAAAACGCTCCATGAACGACTTGACACCTGTTGGAAACAGAAAAATATTTAGTAACTCTTGTGAGGACAATGGAAGTGGACAGCAACAGACAAATGAGCAGAGACTGCATATTAAAACATTTGTCAACTTCAGCTTAGGAAAAAGAAAAGGCTAAATTGAGTGCTCATTCTAGCTCACCTGGAGTTCCAGTTGCTCCTGCGGTGCCTCTCTGCTGCAGGGGAGTGGCCGGGGTGGCTTCCTTGGTGAACCTCTCCCTGGTCTGCAGGACAGAGGGCCCAGTGTTAGAGGGCTGTGTAGGGAGCTCTGACTTCTTGGGGCTGGCACTGACCTCCAGGGTTCGGGACAGGACCTGGTTCTTCAGGGGGCTCTGAGGCACAGGTGAGGGAGCACCTTTTTGGGAGCTGAGTGTGAAGGCCGAGGCTCTACCCTGGCAACTCCTCTGGGGactgggtaaaggagaggggagacCTCTGCTAGTCTGTCTAGCTGGTCTGGCTTCAGGTACTTCAGTCTTCTGGTGGCTGGGGGGAACCACTTCGATGGACTTGACTGTGGAGTTGAAAGGCTGCTAAAGAAATGCAAGAGGGAAATTAACAAAACTATTTAAAATAACTTGTTATTGCACACTGCTTTCTTGCAAAGCATCACCACTTCCTATCTTAATTTCTACTTTGAATCATTTTCACATCCAAAATGCCTCTGTAGAATCAGCCTCTCCCATGGGAGGACATATTACTCACACAAAAGTTACGCACATCATGATTAATAACCAAGCCAACTGTCGCATTATGACTCGCCTGGTTGGAGTCCAGAAAAGGCTTGCTGTTTGATGACTGACTCATTTGTGTCCGGTCTGCAGCCACAGAGATGGGTTTGatacctgcctctctcctccAAGCAGGGGTGGCGATACTGACACTACCAGGGTTCCCTTGTGCATGGTCTCTGCTACGAGGGGCGGCGTGGCTGAGGTCGTCCTCCCAGGACCCAATGCTGGCAGCAAGGTTGGCCAGGCGACCCTTCCTGCCCACGGGGGCTTCTGAGGATGCAGCAGCAGGGACAGGTGTGGGGACCGGGGCCAGAGCCTGCCTAGGGTGGGTCTGGTTCTTTACTGGGGACAGGGCTGCTGGGATGTCTCGAACCTCAGAGGTACCTTCGATGGGAAAAACATGGGCATTCATATTTGTCAGGCAAAAACAAATATTCTTTTAATATGATTGTTAATATGATTGTAGGAGTCTAATTCCAAACTGATATTGTTGTGTAGAAATGTTGGTTTTCAGGTGATTTATAAAGGTTAAGCAGGTGCCACATGTGCAAATTAAATTATCTAGCTAGTCAACAGGCCACGTGCCTTACCTTCAGAATCCCAGTACTGCCTTTGTTCAGCCAGTCTGGCCAGGCGAGACTTCATGGCAGCAGGGGTAGAGGAGGTGGGAGCCTCCCTCTGCACTTCTCGGTTCCCCTGAAGAACCAGGCTAGCAGGCACCACCTCCACATTCTTGGTCCTCTGTGGCTGTGGAGCAGCACTCACAGCCACCTTCTCTGGTTCTGGGGCAGAGCGTGCTACCTCCCTGGCCTGCTCTGGGACAAGCTGTCCTGCCAACATGGGCTCTGGTTCAGGAACGGGAGCAGGACGACGTACAGCCACCCTCTCCAAAGAGGCGGCAGAGCGGACGCTGGCTGGGCCCGTTGGGGGCTTCCGGTCAGTCTGGGGGTCTGTCAGAGTAGGGGTCAGGGTGCGAGAAGTCATTGAAGGCTCCCTGTTCTCCTCGCCAATCATGGTGGGCTGGCCAAGTTCACCTGAACGACTCCGCTTTGAGGGAGAGGGCTTGCTGGATGGGTGAGGGGCTGGGGGTCAAGTGAGAAAAACCATAAGTTAAGTTTACAGTGGGAGATTTCCAATCCACAAAATTAATATTTAAGTATTTACCTTGAATACCATATTAAAGCTCACAAATATACATAAACAGACAATTTAAAACTTCACCATTTTGTCTATATTTGAATACAGCCTAGGGAAAGCTTCAGCCAGACCCATCCCACCGACTTGATTTGAACAGATAATTCTCAGTGAGCTGTTTCAAAGGTCAAGCTTCCGGTATGGAAAGCCATACACATGCAGGGCATGAAGTTCAACCACCCCCTAAAGGCTAATAGAGACATCTAAGGGTTCAATTAAAACAATTCCCATCAATGCAATACTTACTATCGCAGCCAGAGCGATCACAGGGCTAgaaaatgtatgtattgagaAATTATGTTGTATCATAGAGAATAAATGAGTAAGATCGTACCTTTTTCGATGACAGGCACTGTGACCAGGCTGTTGCAGGTCTCAGCAAGAGGCTCCCTAGCTCGCTTGGCCATCTGTCTGTTAGCAGCAGTGGGTCTCTCTGCCATCTTCTTCTGCAGGTTCTCCCTGCGAGCACGGGTCCTCTCCAGGAGTTTCTGAGCAGGTAAAAAGCACATTATTAGAAAATGTAACTCATTTGCAATTAAAAGCAGTGTCTACACCATTTCTtgctttttttcttctaatttaaATTAATCTAATAAGAACATAACTCAGGAGTAGCCGGACTTACCATCTGTACAGCACTGACTTGCACAGATAAAAGTGAAGGACATTGCACAACATTGTAAACTTAAGTTTGTGCCATTTTACTAAGTTTTCCTTTCTGCTATTGCACCCATAGTGAGCAGTGGATTGCAGTGGTCTATAGCTTTAAAATAGTGAATACGTTTTAGTCCATGTCATAGGGTCAAGAAAAACAACTAGGTCTGGGGGAGATATGGCTGCAGTTGTCTCTACACTCCTCCctggcctcctcctctcctgtcagttCTCATCTGAACACCAAAACCCTAGCTGGCCTCCCAGTCCAAGGCAAACAGTCCTGAGGCATGATTTATTGCCCTGGCTGCTACAGTGCAAGACTCAACACATTCCTGCCTGTTTCAGTTGCCTACACGTCTCACACCCAGCCAGGATGTGTGGAAAActtgttaaagtgtgtgtgtgtcattcctcAGGAATGAGACACTTCTGACGTGTTGTGGCTACTGGATTTGAAATCTCCCAGGCATTTCTATTGGTTGGAATTGACATTTTATGGATTTTGCTGCCAGCCACTGCTTTTCTATATCAGTGTTGTTATGAAACACACTTAGTTCCTAACTTgagtgacttaaaaaaaaaaaaaaaatatacactCACTCCTCCTGGCACATTTGGTCAAATTGATAAAGCTGACAGAGTACATCAATCAGAAAGGGAAATTGACAGAGATGTTGAATGGAAATGAAGGATGAAAACATTACTGTATTCATACTATTCTCTTCTTCATACTGTAGTTGACCAAGGAATCCATTCATTACCTATTAAGGGAATTGTAATAAACTCAGATTCCACTCTCCCTGCTCGCACGTTAGGGGAGGGGCTGAGGTTTTTTGACAAGATGACAATCATTTGACTGCCTTGTGCTGGCATGCAATTGTAGTGCAGTATTATGAATAGGAAAGGTAGcaggctaacattagctataAAATGATATACGTATGGAAGGTGTCAGGGTTTAGATGTCACTTCTATACTATTTGATTTGGCTAACGTTAGCAACGTTTCCAACTATTTTTAGTTCACGTCATACATTTGAATTAAGCTAAAGTTGCCCAGCTACTCTAGTTAAGATATTTAAATTCACATTTGTTGAAGAACAAGTATTAGTTCGACTCCAACCTATACTTTCAATGTTATGTCCCAAACGTTACTACCAGTTAAAGTTAGCTATCTAACGTTACCACACAAACGTTAGATATTTAACGTAACTAACGTTGATTTGAATCCAGGTTTTACAACATTATTTCAGTTCTACAAATATGGGTGACAGTGACTA
Above is a genomic segment from Oncorhynchus masou masou isolate Uvic2021 chromosome 12, UVic_Omas_1.1, whole genome shotgun sequence containing:
- the LOC135549780 gene encoding anillin-like isoform X1, whose product is MDPFTEKLLERTRARRENLQKKMAERPTAANRQMAKRAREPLAETCNSLVTVPVIEKAPHPSSKPSPSKRSRSGELGQPTMIGEENREPSMTSRTLTPTLTDPQTDRKPPTGPASVRSAASLERVAVRRPAPVPEPEPMLAGQLVPEQAREVARSAPEPEKVAVSAAPQPQRTKNVEVVPASLVLQGNREVQREAPTSSTPAAMKSRLARLAEQRQYWDSEGTSEVRDIPAALSPVKNQTHPRQALAPVPTPVPAAASSEAPVGRKGRLANLAASIGSWEDDLSHAAPRSRDHAQGNPGSVSIATPAWRREAGIKPISVAADRTQMSQSSNSKPFLDSNQQPFNSTVKSIEVVPPSHQKTEVPEARPARQTSRGLPSPLPSPQRSCQGRASAFTLSSQKGAPSPVPQSPLKNQVLSRTLEVSASPKKSELPTQPSNTGPSVLQTRERFTKEATPATPLQQRGTAGATGTPGVKSFMERFGERCQERSGLSSTDTSHGAAAHTPTVVNSSGAGLVGHTPVVSHSGTPNTRLVQERLRAAQVANTTTADLAQKQKLERDSELAQIRNRFQKGNNIWKIKDEEADTKMNTEAKDLIEQPDEQTASPLDSLNSAPKKPNVPAATNPTSSPVKRVEFSVEESDKDVSHELEVNVDQSINSDVINGIFDGLHDQSEVQSCEEEDELNISSMSILTPFSETVAAVVKSPVKMMMSTPASSFNAKSLTPDSVSRPSKFQRARMLRAGSSDRLETDDGLNLPYSIDAYRSTRIKESTERPRVRQVIVRKEDVSRRAAEEPRSQGHTNIKQKMKVLTNEINLQQTVISQASQALNCCTDEEHGKGSQVEAEAERLLLIATEKRGALKAELDRLKGEAPSDQMGQGGDMGVTASKGSISLLELRLPLKADFVCSTGNNPEWSSHYFFIMIRAGAENTVATSLASTRSAISGDAITFSTKFTMPDVSNEFAIDIEVYCLVQKRELNPDKRKKPSKSKAITPKRFLAITKSSLTPVVASPGGPNAVRTSNFVLVGSHKLTLASIGKNKFSLEKVPFLCPLEGHLYLKMQCEVGSLVEERGFLTMFEDVSGFGAWHRRWCVLSGYSISYWTYPDDEKRKKPIGRINLANCTSCKVEPANREFCARPNTFELITVRPQRESDIETLVSQCKNTMCVTKNWLCADTKDERNVWMQKLNQILVDLRMWQPDSCYRPV
- the LOC135549780 gene encoding anillin-like isoform X3, whose product is MKLLERTRARRENLQKKMAERPTAANRQMAKRAREPLAETCNSLVTVPVIEKAPHPSSKPSPSKRSRSGELGQPTMIGEENREPSMTSRTLTPTLTDPQTDRKPPTGPASVRSAASLERVAVRRPAPVPEPEPMLAGQLVPEQAREVARSAPEPEKVAVSAAPQPQRTKNVEVVPASLVLQGNREVQREAPTSSTPAAMKSRLARLAEQRQYWDSEGTSEVRDIPAALSPVKNQTHPRQALAPVPTPVPAAASSEAPVGRKGRLANLAASIGSWEDDLSHAAPRSRDHAQGNPGSVSIATPAWRREAGIKPISVAADRTQMSQSSNSKPFLDSNQQPFNSTVKSIEVVPPSHQKTEVPEARPARQTSRGLPSPLPSPQRSCQGRASAFTLSSQKGAPSPVPQSPLKNQVLSRTLEVSASPKKSELPTQPSNTGPSVLQTRERFTKEATPATPLQQRGTAGATGTPGVKSFMERFGERCQERSGLSSTDTSHGAAAHTPTVVNSSGAGLVGHTPVVSHSGTPNTRLVQERLRAAQVANTTTADLAQKQKLERDSELAQIRNRFQKGNNIWKIKDEEADTKMNTEAKDLIEQPDEQTASPLDSLNSAPKKPNVPAATNPTSSPVKRVEFSVEESDKDVSHELEVNVDQSINSDVINGIFDGLHDQSEVQSCEEEDELNISSMSILTPFSETVAAVVKSPVKMMMSTPASSFNAKSLTPDSVSRPSKFQRARMLRAGSSDRLETDDGLNLPYSIDAYRSTRIKESTERPRVRQVIVRKEDVSRRAAEEPRSQGHTNIKQKMKVLTNEINLQQTVISQASQALNCCTDEEHGKGSQVEAEAERLLLIATEKRGALKAELDRLKGEAPSDQMGQGGDMGVTASKGSISLLELRLPLKADFVCSTGNNPEWSSHYFFIMIRAGAENTVATSLASTRSAISGDAITFSTKFTMPDVSNEFAIDIEVYCLVQKRELNPDKRKKPSKSKAITPKRFLAITKSSLTPVVASPGGPNAVRTSNFVLVGSHKLTLASIGKNKFSLEKVPFLCPLEGHLYLKMQCEVGSLVEERGFLTMFEDVSGFGAWHRRWCVLSGYSISYWTYPDDEKRKKPIGRINLANCTSCKVEPANREFCARPNTFELITVRPQRESDIETLVSQCKNTMCVTKNWLCADTKDERNVWMQKLNQILVDLRMWQPDSCYRPV
- the LOC135549780 gene encoding anillin-like isoform X4 translates to MDPFTEKLLERTRARRENLQKKMAERPTAANRQMAKRAREPLAETCNSLVTVPVIEKAPHPSSKPSPSKRSRSGELGQPTMIGEENREPSMTSRTLTPTLTDPQTDRKPPTGPASVRSAASLERVAVRRPAPVPEPEPMLAGQLVPEQAREVARSAPEPEKVAVSAAPQPQRTKNVEVVPASLVLQGNREVQREAPTSSTPAAMKSRLARLAEQRQYWDSEGTSEVRDIPAALSPVKNQTHPRQALAPVPTPVPAAASSEAPVGRKGRLANLAASIGSWEDDLSHAAPRSRDHAQGNPGSVSIATPAWRREAGIKPISVAADRTQMSQSSNSKPFLDSNQQPFNSTVKSIEVVPPSHQKTEVPEARPARQTSRGLPSPLPSPQRSCQGRASAFTLSSQKGAPSPVPQSPLKNQVLSRTLEVSASPKKSELPTQPSNTGPSVLQTRERFTKEATPATPLQQRGTAGATGTPGVKSFMERFGERCQERSGLSSTDTSHGAAAHTPTVVNSSGAGLVGHTPVVSHSGTPNTRLVQERLRAAQVANTTTADLAQKQKLERDSELAQIRNRFQKGNNIWKIKDEEADTKMNTEAKDLIEQPDEQTASPLDSLNSAPKKPNVPAATNPTSSPVKRVEFSVEESDKDVSHELEVNVDQSINSDVINGIFDGLHDQSEVQSCEEEDELNISSMSILTPFSETVAAVVKSPVKMMMSTPASSFNAKSLTPDSVSRPSKFQRARMLRAGSSDRLETDDGLNLPYSIDAYRSTRIKESTERPRVRQVIVRKEDVSRRAAEEPRSQGHTNIKQKMKVLTNEINLQQTVISQASQALNCCTDEEHGKGSQVEAEAERLLLIATEKRGALKAELDRLKGEAPSDQMGQGGDMGVTASKGSISLLELRLPLKADFVCSTGNNPEWSSHYFFIMIRAGAENTVATSLASTRSAISGDAITFSTKFTMPDVSNEFAIDIEVYCLVQKRELNPDKRKKPSKSKAITPKRFLAITKSSLTPVVASPGGPNAVRTSNFVLVGSHKLTLASIGKNKFSLEKFGALCTQCQLMV
- the LOC135549780 gene encoding anillin-like isoform X2, which gives rise to MDPFTEKLLERTRARRENLQKKMAERPTAANRQMAKRAREPLAETCNSLVTVPVIEKAPHPSSKPSPSKRSRSGELGQPTMIGEENREPSMTSRTLTPTLTDPQTDRKPPTGPASVRSAASLERVAVRRPAPVPEPEPMLAGQLVPEQAREVARSAPEPEKVAVSAAPQPQRTKNVEVVPASLVLQGNREVQREAPTSSTPAAMKSRLARLAEQRQYWDSEGTSEVRDIPAALSPVKNQTHPRQALAPVPTPVPAAASSEAPVGRKGRLANLAASIGSWEDDLSHAAPRSRDHAQGNPGSVSIATPAWRREAGIKPISVAADRTQMSQSSNSKPFLDSNQPFNSTVKSIEVVPPSHQKTEVPEARPARQTSRGLPSPLPSPQRSCQGRASAFTLSSQKGAPSPVPQSPLKNQVLSRTLEVSASPKKSELPTQPSNTGPSVLQTRERFTKEATPATPLQQRGTAGATGTPGVKSFMERFGERCQERSGLSSTDTSHGAAAHTPTVVNSSGAGLVGHTPVVSHSGTPNTRLVQERLRAAQVANTTTADLAQKQKLERDSELAQIRNRFQKGNNIWKIKDEEADTKMNTEAKDLIEQPDEQTASPLDSLNSAPKKPNVPAATNPTSSPVKRVEFSVEESDKDVSHELEVNVDQSINSDVINGIFDGLHDQSEVQSCEEEDELNISSMSILTPFSETVAAVVKSPVKMMMSTPASSFNAKSLTPDSVSRPSKFQRARMLRAGSSDRLETDDGLNLPYSIDAYRSTRIKESTERPRVRQVIVRKEDVSRRAAEEPRSQGHTNIKQKMKVLTNEINLQQTVISQASQALNCCTDEEHGKGSQVEAEAERLLLIATEKRGALKAELDRLKGEAPSDQMGQGGDMGVTASKGSISLLELRLPLKADFVCSTGNNPEWSSHYFFIMIRAGAENTVATSLASTRSAISGDAITFSTKFTMPDVSNEFAIDIEVYCLVQKRELNPDKRKKPSKSKAITPKRFLAITKSSLTPVVASPGGPNAVRTSNFVLVGSHKLTLASIGKNKFSLEKVPFLCPLEGHLYLKMQCEVGSLVEERGFLTMFEDVSGFGAWHRRWCVLSGYSISYWTYPDDEKRKKPIGRINLANCTSCKVEPANREFCARPNTFELITVRPQRESDIETLVSQCKNTMCVTKNWLCADTKDERNVWMQKLNQILVDLRMWQPDSCYRPV